A genomic stretch from Pseudomonas mendocina includes:
- a CDS encoding lytic transglycosylase F: MGGQRLMKCGLLVAMFGVFLHSAVAGTLEWVSADLNAAEEAEVDKLVLPMPQEWLGDFDGMRERRLVRVLVPYSKTYYFVDRGHQFGISYELGKALEDWLNRTHPQATRSLRWQVAFIPVARDELLPRLVSGGGDIAAGGLTITDQRLQAVDFAPPFNTRVREAVITGPESRPLNSLDDLAGQEITVRASSSYYEHLLGINKAFKARGLEPIKLIAADENLESEDLLEMLNAGLLNAVVVDRYIAEAWSPLYTDLKIHDAFYVHEGGHFAWAIRKDSPLLKEQLGQFVSKHKDGTTFGALVYKKYVKNSKRMFNAVSETEMKKFKELVSLFEKHAGTYDFDYLMLMAQGFQESRLNQSARSPRGAVGVMQLLPSTAADRSIAIQGIETSADKNIQAGSKYMRLLADRYLNDPELTPMNRTLLAFAAYNAGPGNLRKFRRLAEKSGLDKNVWFGNVEHAAARVVGRETVDYVGNIYKYYVAYKLAEEKNRHRAELRKASAAAY, from the coding sequence ATGGGTGGACAACGTTTGATGAAGTGCGGCCTGCTGGTCGCGATGTTCGGCGTTTTTTTACACAGCGCGGTGGCGGGGACGCTTGAGTGGGTCTCCGCGGATCTCAACGCTGCCGAAGAGGCAGAAGTCGACAAACTGGTATTGCCCATGCCGCAGGAGTGGTTGGGGGATTTTGACGGCATGCGTGAGCGCCGATTGGTTCGTGTGTTGGTGCCGTACAGCAAGACCTACTACTTCGTTGATCGCGGGCATCAGTTCGGTATCAGTTACGAGCTGGGGAAGGCTCTGGAGGACTGGCTCAACCGCACCCACCCGCAAGCGACACGCTCCCTGCGCTGGCAGGTGGCATTTATACCTGTAGCCCGCGATGAGCTACTGCCGCGCCTGGTCAGCGGCGGTGGTGATATCGCCGCAGGCGGCCTGACCATCACCGACCAGCGCTTGCAAGCGGTGGACTTCGCTCCCCCCTTTAACACGCGCGTGCGTGAGGCTGTAATCACCGGGCCGGAAAGCCGACCGCTGAACTCACTGGATGATTTGGCTGGACAGGAAATCACCGTGCGCGCCTCCAGCAGTTATTACGAGCATCTGCTGGGCATCAACAAAGCGTTTAAAGCCCGGGGGCTGGAACCGATCAAACTGATCGCAGCCGATGAGAACCTGGAGTCAGAAGACCTGCTGGAAATGCTCAATGCCGGTTTGCTCAACGCAGTGGTAGTTGACCGCTACATTGCTGAAGCATGGAGTCCGCTGTATACCGATTTGAAGATACATGACGCCTTTTACGTACATGAAGGCGGGCACTTTGCTTGGGCCATTCGTAAGGACAGCCCGCTGTTGAAAGAACAATTGGGGCAATTTGTCAGCAAGCACAAGGACGGCACCACGTTCGGTGCCTTGGTTTACAAAAAGTACGTGAAAAACAGCAAGCGCATGTTCAATGCAGTATCTGAAACGGAGATGAAGAAGTTCAAGGAGCTGGTTTCACTGTTTGAAAAACATGCCGGAACCTATGACTTTGACTACCTGATGCTGATGGCCCAGGGTTTTCAAGAGTCGCGCCTGAACCAGTCAGCACGTAGCCCGAGGGGCGCAGTTGGTGTGATGCAGTTGTTACCGTCCACGGCGGCGGACCGATCCATCGCCATCCAAGGTATCGAAACCAGTGCCGACAAAAACATCCAGGCCGGTAGCAAATACATGCGCTTGTTGGCTGATAGATACCTTAACGATCCTGAATTAACGCCCATGAACCGTACGTTACTGGCCTTCGCTGCCTACAACGCTGGGCCGGGTAACCTGCGCAAATTCAGGCGTTTGGCAGAGAAGTCTGGGTTGGATAAAAACGTTTGGTTCGGCAATGTCGAACATGCCGCAGCGCGGGTTGTAGGGCGCGAGACGGTGGATTACGTCGGCAATATCTACAAGTACTACGTGGCCTACAAACTGGCGGAGGAGAAGAATCGCCACCGTGCCGAGCTGCGCAAAGCCAGTGCCGCCGCTTACTGA
- a CDS encoding MFS transporter yields the protein MGSGLVGLMVFAIALGALMDRYDPWRVLALAYLCGALAMWGVAQLHDQFVLLIFCVAALGMCISGSQVGANVLAASFYPTSGRATGVAWAQGVGRIGAISGTLLGGQMISVGFGFTAIFLLLAIPALLACAAVFYMGQRYRAPVMPVLMQP from the coding sequence TTGGGATCTGGTCTGGTTGGCTTGATGGTCTTTGCGATTGCGTTGGGTGCGCTGATGGATCGCTATGATCCGTGGCGTGTGCTGGCGCTGGCCTATCTATGCGGGGCTTTAGCGATGTGGGGCGTCGCGCAACTACACGATCAGTTTGTGCTGCTGATTTTCTGCGTGGCGGCGCTGGGCATGTGTATCAGTGGTTCGCAGGTCGGCGCCAATGTCTTGGCCGCCAGCTTCTATCCCACCTCCGGCCGGGCCACGGGTGTTGCCTGGGCGCAAGGTGTGGGACGTATTGGTGCAATCTCCGGCACCTTACTGGGTGGGCAGATGATCTCCGTTGGCTTCGGTTTTACCGCTATTTTCCTCTTGTTGGCGATTCCGGCTTTGCTGGCCTGCGCAGCCGTTTTCTATATGGGGCAGCGTTATCGCGCGCCCGTTATGCCGGTTCTAATGCAACCCTGA
- a CDS encoding fumarylacetoacetate hydrolase family protein gives MSYVVPPASITRLPVSGSQDSFPVRRVYCVGRNYAAHAREMGFDPDREPPFFFCKPADAVVPVSLGQTLELAYPAETSNYHYEIELVVAIGTAGSNIAQQDALKHVWGYAVGLDMTRRDLQIKMREMGRPWEIGKAFDYSAPIGPLHKATEFGEPTDAAIWLKVNGADKQRSDISQLIWSVAETISWLSRYFELQPGDLIMTGTPEGVGPVVSGDLMTGGIDRLGEIKVRVI, from the coding sequence ATGTCTTATGTGGTCCCACCTGCAAGCATTACCCGGCTTCCGGTTTCTGGTAGCCAAGATTCGTTTCCTGTTCGGCGGGTGTATTGCGTAGGCCGTAACTACGCAGCACACGCTCGTGAGATGGGTTTTGACCCGGATCGCGAACCGCCATTTTTCTTCTGTAAACCTGCTGATGCCGTTGTGCCTGTTTCCCTTGGGCAGACGCTGGAGTTGGCCTATCCAGCTGAGACCAGCAACTACCACTACGAAATTGAATTGGTCGTGGCCATCGGCACGGCAGGCAGCAACATTGCGCAACAGGATGCGCTCAAGCATGTGTGGGGGTATGCCGTCGGTCTGGACATGACCCGACGCGACCTGCAAATAAAAATGCGCGAGATGGGCCGCCCTTGGGAAATCGGCAAAGCCTTCGACTATTCCGCTCCCATCGGACCGCTGCACAAGGCGACAGAGTTTGGTGAGCCAACCGACGCTGCGATCTGGCTGAAAGTAAACGGTGCGGACAAACAGCGCAGTGACATCAGTCAGTTGATCTGGTCGGTGGCTGAAACCATCAGTTGGTTGTCTCGTTATTTCGAGTTGCAACCGGGCGACCTGATTATGACCGGTACCCCTGAAGGTGTTGGGCCTGTTGTGTCGGGTGACTTGATGACCGGCGGGATTGATCGTCTGGGTGAAATCAAGGTTCGCGTCATCTGA